The proteins below come from a single Panicum hallii strain FIL2 chromosome 7, PHallii_v3.1, whole genome shotgun sequence genomic window:
- the LOC112900618 gene encoding two-component response regulator ORR29-like produces the protein MDERAKLCPANGLSVIVVDEDKHHANSTRSMLCTLNYHATAYTSPIKALEFLEGHAQEVDLALVAVHMEELHGFQFLDIVSDAHKNVQVIMMSNETTMDTMKRCIKLGARFLVNKPIDAHTINNLWQHLDLKDYSRMDYIKNLLQGAASPRNIEILMNVEGVNRKHIASHLQDEDMPHAKTGSFSDNNNAHAAMQRSIQFGTIYDESEYFYYSSGDEATEDGVDMMEDDGTSASSFTAQVSTAETFSAEGTKDILNNNSSKKQDRHGDKVGKAIKLVDYSESEDDEI, from the exons ATGGATGAAAGAGCAAAGTTATGCCCTGCTAATGGGCTGAGTGTCATTGTTGTTGATGAAGATAAACATCATGCGAACTCTACAAGGTCTATGCTTTGTACACTTAACTATCATG CAACAGCATATACAAGTCCCATAAAAGCACTTGAGTTTCTTGAGGGTCATGCACAAGAGGTTGATCTGGCTTTGGTAGCAGTGCACATGGAAGAGTTGCATGGTTTTCAGTTCCTTGACATAGTTAGCGACGCACACAAAAACGTTCAAGTGATTA TGATGTCAAATGAGACAACAATGGATACAATGAAGAGATGCATTAAGCTTGGCGCACGTTTTCTGGTGAACAAGCCTATTGATGCCCACACCATAAATAACTTGTGGCAACATCTTGACTTAAAAGATTATTCAAGGATGGATTATATCAAGAACTTATTACAAG GTGCTGCTTCTCCTAGAAACATAGAGATTCTCATGAATGTGGAAGGTGTTAATCGCAAACATATTGCTTCTCATCTGCAG GATGAAGACATGCCCCATGCTAAGACGGGGAGCTTCTCTGACAATAATAATGCTCATGCTGCAATGCAAAGATCCATTCAATTTGGTACCATTTATGATGAGTCCGAATATTTCTATTATTCTTCTGGTGATGAAGCAACTGAAGATGGAGTAGATATGATGGAAGATGATGGCACAAGTGCTTCTAGTTTTACAGCACAAGTTAGCACTGCTGAAACTTTCTCTGCAGAAGGCACTAAGGACATCTTGAACAATAACAGTtctaagaaacaagatcgtcATGGTGACAAGGTGGGCAAAGCTATAAAGCTTGTGGACTATTCAGAATCTGAGGACGATGAGATATAG
- the LOC112900619 gene encoding two-component response regulator ORR29-like: MGNQRIGRPSDKLGVIVVDENLCHANAARRLLVKLDFQVLVYTSPVEALKFLKDHIKDIDFALVAVNMKEMHGFQFLDISRKSHKNLQVIMMSVDLTWPTVKRSVELGARFLVKKPLDANTINNIWQHLDLKFYWREKIEYLFQGIEPKNDDVFESENKFGEGKRKVAHLMWTPFLQKKFLQALELLGEAATPRKVQLIMNVNSIGRKQISAHLQKHRKKVEKELRNTDAKKCSNDPEIQPANISDEEMSWDETGNTQETQGKTMYEAMRRALKLGTVFDESQLPNDPFGRQASKGEVDMTGDGYGRDDWTYAFGGNSVVSETQNAENAKGVMGTKCDSDKQVPNGDAQAQVMKLVTYSDSEDGEAF; this comes from the exons ATGGGTAATCAAAGAATAGGACGACCTAGTGATAAGCTTGGTGTCATAGTTGTGGATGAAAATCTATGCCATGCCAACGCTGCAAGACGCCTGCTTGTCAAACTCGACTTCCAAG TGCTGGTTTATACAAGTCCCGTTGAAGCACTCAAGTTTCTTAAGGACCACATAAAAGACATTGATTTTGCATTGGTGGCGGTGAACATGAAAGAGATGCATGGTTTTCAGTTCCTCGACATTTCCAGGAAGTCCCATAAAAACCTTCAAGTGATCA TGATGTCAGTTGATTTGACGTGGCCAACAGTGAAGAGAAGTGTCGAGCTTGGTGCACGTTTTTTGGTCAAGAAGCCTCTCGATGCAAATACGATAAATAACATATGGCAACATCTTGACCTAAAATTTTATTGGAGGGAGAAGATTGAATACTTATTCCAAG GAATTGAACCAAAAAACGATGATGTATTTGAGAGTGAGAACAAATTTGGAGAAGGTAAAAGGAAGGTAGCCCATCTCATGTGGACTCCATTTCTGCAGAAGAAATTTTTACAAGCTCTTGAACTTCTTGGGGAAG CCGCGACTCCAAGGAAGGTACAGCTGATCATGAATGTAAACTCCATTGGTCGCAAACAAATTTCTGCTCATCTTCAG AAACACCGAAAGAAGGTCGAGAAGGAATTACGTAACACAGATGCAAAGAAGTGTAGCAATGACCCTGAGATCCAACCAGCAAATATATCT GATGAAGAAATGTCCTGGGATGAGACAGGAAACACCCAAGAAACACAAGGCAAGACTATGTATGAAGCAATGCGAAGAGCCTTGAAGCTTGGGACTGTTTTTGATGAATCGCAGCTACCCAATGATCCTTTTGGCAGACAAGCAAGCAAAGGTGAAGTAGATATGACGGGAGATGGCTATGGTCGAGATGATTGGACATATGCATTTGGTGGAAACAGTGTGGTATCTGAAACTCAAAATGCAGAAAACGCAAAAGGGGTCATGGGGACTAAGTGTGATTCTGACAAGCAGGTTCCTAATGGTGATGCGCAGGCACAAGTTATGAAGCTTGTGACCTATTCAGACTCTGAAGATGGTGAAGCGTTCTAA
- the LOC112899483 gene encoding U11/U12 small nuclear ribonucleoprotein 48 kDa protein, translating into MEAPPFPPALPPSHPPPPPPPDLTSALARLRSLLSAASSALAALPSPLQLHQASLHTSIPSPEPTTTAKPPLPPPTTAITLPLPAAPAPYADCPAVVRTTPTPIPAVSTLPAPIAAECADFSSCGAGQSPSPPPRILPSELSLLRRELDSWGAGGYHPPGSCSYAATRVAAALRLGVTPRWEAELRQWVLGSSPRYGVKVGMMEADHICVLLWLCLKVTAAEAGCSLEAMHYGDGNESVGFDPRAKRFECPRLVEGVSWLGTQLGVLYGESNGRLFALAAVKEAVLQMAYCLAVGVGDGAVGGGEGEVGASGGAGEIGSNAGDVVAGRVFLSQVAAAIMALYERFSLEKTKALQAQRPSKHQLLLEYSQALERGDLERSNRPNYRAVLEYDGILSRRVENQESARAKTREELLAEERDYKRRRASYRGKKVNRNPTEVLRDIIDEHMEEIKQAGGIGCLVEAPSDIAENVLKSNSHGGTYQGSYEFSRISYHDKAALGSRSPSCDKSPRADSLGRFSSRSRDTRDSYKTSRYETHGNRYQYISENENRLIVGSESEVDQSYPYRQENHRRQRSSNDNINYGNKYKKGVPDHRSESSDCAAWSARSQRSSVTEYAHMSGEGCSDRNRASQKQHRSLSVTQDQFSDRYDPQSTYSDGDPPTDMLSDAAEGKREIYQAEVHHRRHHERKHDHHR; encoded by the exons ATGGAGGCACCGCCTTTCCCTCCTGCGCTTCCGCCTTCTCAtccgccgccacccccaccccccgACCTTACCTCCGCCCTCGCCCGCCTCCGCTCCCTCCTCTCCGCCGCTTCCTCAGCCCTCGccgccctcccctcccctctccaaCTCCACCAAGCCAGCCTCCACACCAGCATCCCCTCACCTGagcccaccaccaccgccaaaCCTCCACTCCCGCCGCCCACCACCGCCATCACCCTCCCGCTCCCGGCCGCCCCAGCCCCCTACGCCGACTGCCCCGCCGTCGTCCgcaccacccccaccccgaTCCCCGCGGTCTCCACCCTCCCCGCCCCCATCGCCGCCGAGTGCGCAGATTTCTCCTCTTGCGGTGCCGGCCAgagcccctccccgccgccccgcatCCTGCCGTCGGAGCTCAGCCTCCTGCGCCGGGAGCTGGACTCCTGGGGCGCGGGGGGCTACCACCCCCCTGGGTCGTGCTCCTACGCTGCAACCCGGGTGGCGGCCGCGCTCCGCTTGGGCGTGACGCCGCGGTGGGAGGCCGAGCTGCGGCAGTGGGTGCTTGGGAGCTCACCGAGGTACGGGGTCAAGGTCGGCATGATGGAGGCAGACCATATTTGTGTGCTGTTGTGGCTCTGCTTGAAggtgacggcggcggaggcTGGGTGCTCACTGGAGGCGATGCACTATGGGGATGGCAACGAGAGTGTAGGTTTTGATCCCAGGGCCAAGAGGTTTGAGTGCCCAAGGCTGGTTGAGGGCGTCTCGTGGTTAGGCACACAGCTTGGGGTTCTGTATGGAGAAAGCAATGGGAGACTATTTGCTCTTGCAGCAGTGAAGGAGGCGGTGCTTCAGATGGCGTATTGCTTGGCTGTCGGTGTAGGAGATGGTGCGGTTGGTGGAGGAGAGGGTGAGGTTGGAGCCAGTGGAGGTGCTGGTGAAATAGGAAGTAATGCTGGAGATGTTGTGGCAGGCCGTGTTTTTCTTTCCCAGGTTGCTGCTGCCATCATGGCATTGTATGAGAGGTTCTCCTTGGAGAAGACCAAAGCACTGCAAGCTCAACGCCCGTCGAAACATCAGTT ATTACTTGAATATTCACAAGCACTGGAACGAGGGGACTTGGAGCGATCAAACAGACCAAACTACAGAGCTGTTCTAGAGTATGATGGGATTCTGTCACGGAGAGTAGAGAACCAG GAATCTGCTAGAGCCAAGACAAGGGAGGAGCTTTTAGCTGAAGAACGAGATTACAAACGAAGAAGAGCGTCTTACCGTGGCAAGAAAGTGAATCGAAACCCTACAGAG GTACTAAGAGACATAATTGATGAGCATATGGAGGAAATCAAACAGGCAGGAGGTATTGGTTGTCTTGTGGAAGCTCCTTCTGACATTGCAGAAAATGTGCTTAAGAGCAACTCTCATGGTGGTACATATCAAGgaagttatgaattttctagGATATCTTATCATGATAAGGCAGCATTGGGTTCTCGGTCACCTAGTTGTGACAAGTCACCACGTGCTGATTCGTTGGGAAGATTTTCATCAAGGAGCCGTGACACAAGAGATTCATACAAGACCTCAAGATATGAAACTCATGGGAACCGTTACCAATATATATCTGAGAATGAAAATAGGTTGATTGTAGGATCAGAAAGTGAAGTTGATCAAAGTTATCCTTACCGGCAAGAGAATCATCGACGACAAAGAAGCTCCAATGATAATATAAATTATGGGAATAAGTATAAGAAGGGTGTCCCGGATCACCGTTCTGAATCTAGTGATTGTGCAGCATGGTCAGCACGATCACAAAGATCTTCTGTCACAGAATATGCTCACATGTCAGGAGAAGGGTGCAGTGATAGAAATAGAGCTAGTCAGAAGCAGCATAGATCATTATCTGTAACTCAAGACCAGTTCAGCGACAGATATGATCCCCAAAGCACATATTCTGATGGAGACCCTCCGACAGACATGCTTTCTGATGCTGCTGAAGGAAAGCGTGAGATATACCAAGCTGAAGTACATCATCGCAGACATCATGAAAGAAAGCATGATCACCACCGCTGA
- the LOC112901541 gene encoding 40S ribosomal protein S8, with protein sequence MGISRDSMHKRRATGGKQKAWRKKRKYELGRQPANTKLSSNKTVRRVRVRGGNVKWRALRLDTGNYSWGSEAVTRKTRILDVVYNASNNELVRTQTLVKSAIVQVDAAPFKQWYLTHYGVDIGRKKKAPAAKKDAAEGQEGEAAAEETKKSNHVQRKLEKRQQGRTLDPHIEEQFGSGRLLACIASRPGQCGRADGYILEGKELEFYMKKLQRKKGKGAAA encoded by the exons ATGG GTATCTCGCGTGACTCGATGCACAAGCGCCGGGCCACCGGTGGGAAGCAGAAGGCCTGGAGGAAGAAGCGAAA GTATGAGCTTGGCCGCCAGCCTGCTAACACCAAGCTGTCCAGCAACAAGACGGTGAGGAGGGTCCGTGTCCGTGGAGGTAATGTGAAGTGGAGGGCTCTCCGCCTGGATACCGGTAACTACTCATGGGGAAGTGAGGCTGTTACCCGCAAGACCCGTATCCTGGATGTCGTCTACAATGCGTCAAACAATGAGCTTGTTCGTACCCAGACCCTTGTGAAGAGTGCCATTGTGCAAGTTGATGCTGCCCCGTTTAAGCAGTGGTACCTCACTCACTATGGAGTGGACATTGGTAGGAAGAAGAAGGCCCCTGCTGCTAAGAAGGATGCTGCTGAG GGTCAAGAGGGTGAAGCCGCGGCTGAGGAAACAAAGAAGAGTAACCATGTCCAGAGGAAGCTTGAGAAGCGCCAGCAGGGACGCACACTTGACCCGCACATTGAGGAGCAATTTGGCAGTGGAAGGTTGCTGGCATGCATTGCTTCTCGCCCTGGACAGTGTGGCCGAGCTGACGG TTACATCCTTGAGGGTAAAGAGCTCGAGTTCTACATGAAGAAGCTCCAGAGGAAGAAGGGCAAGGGTGCTGCAGCTTAG
- the LOC112901295 gene encoding cysteine proteinase inhibitor 10-like, with the protein MARTVTTSTLLLISLLFVATAAAHAPARAAAVGGRRDIKDVAANNEVQSLGRFAVAEHNRRLRRSGGVATSSDPVTVLLSFRAVAAAQEQVVAGVAYYLKVVARDDRGGGGDRPFDAVVVVKAWLKSRELVSFTPSPK; encoded by the coding sequence ATGGCAAGAACGGTGACCACCTCCACCCTCCTGCTGATCTCCCTCCTCTTCgtcgccacggcggcggcgcacgctccggcgcgcgcggccgcggtgGGCGGGCGGAGGGACATCAAGGACGTGGCCGCCAACAACGAGGTGCAGTCCCTGGGCCGGTTCGCGGTGGCCGAGCAcaaccgccgcctccgccgcagcgGCGGCGTGGCGACCAGCAGCGACCCCGTCACGGTCCTCCTCTCCTTCAGAGCGGTGGCCGCGGCGCAGGAGCAGGTCGTCGCCGGCGTGGCGTACTACCTCAAGGTCGTCGCGAGGGACGaccgtggcggtggcggcgacaGGCCGTTCGACGCCGTGGTGGTCGTCAAGGCGTGGCTCAAGTCCAGGGAGCTCGTCTCCTTCACGCCCTCCCCCAAGTAG